One part of the Dermacentor andersoni chromosome 2, qqDerAnde1_hic_scaffold, whole genome shotgun sequence genome encodes these proteins:
- the LOC126540095 gene encoding uncharacterized protein: MGSASGKAFLLAVERSVLRSSRLQPNAVARGLVQKVVDMNAHGIALSDSLISEADTRAVAQDAKILSEEIQPYHGLIRYDTFLGNRSALRTLMLDVISKPSMTFVYRVSGISRTFTHLYFDNFYSTKLNERNLLCALPPAYIQCLQYSIMTRHYDTGDHVSEDVFFEVESTFTAKVRLILQQLTRAGTSPVAFILERYDKEAQQALTYYNPNLSADVACAATPFGFTSGVKAELANL; this comes from the exons ATGGGGAGCGCTTCGGGCAAGGCGTTCCTATTGGCGGTCGAGAGGAGCGTTTTGCGAAGCAGCCGACTTCAGCCGAACGCCGTGGCAAGGGGCTTGGTCCAGAAAGTCGTCGATATGAACGCGCACGGCATCGCGCTCTCGGACAGTCTTATTTCGGAAGCCGACACCAGGGCCGTCGCTCAAGATGCCAAG attctCTCAGAGGAAATTCAGCCGTATCACGGTCTCATCAGATACGACACGTTCCTCGGAAACCGTTCTGCATTGAGAACATTGATGCTAGACGTTATAAG TAAGCCGTCGATGACCTTCGTGTACCGAGTGTCGGGGATCAGCCGTACATTTACGCACCTGTACTTCGACAACTTCTACTCAACGAAACTGAACGAGAGGAACTTG CTTTGCGCACTGCCCCCAGCATACATCCAGTGTCTACAGTACTCAATAATGACAAGACATTACGACACTGGAGACCACGTCTCAGAGGACGTCTTCTTCGAAGTGGAATCTACTTTCACTGCTAAG GTGCGCTTGATTCTGCAGCAGCTCACACGGGCCGGAACGTCACCTGTAGCATTCATTCTCGAACGTTACGACAAGGAAGCACAACAAGCGTTAACATACTACAACCCGAATCTAAGTGCTGACGTGGCATGTGCTGCCACGCCATTCGGCTTCACGTCTGGAGTGAAAGCCGAACTTGCGAACTTGTGA